In Stigmatopora nigra isolate UIUO_SnigA chromosome 18, RoL_Snig_1.1, whole genome shotgun sequence, one genomic interval encodes:
- the LOC144211553 gene encoding gamma-crystallin S-1-like yields MSKITFYEERSFQGRHYECSSDSPEMQNYFSRCNSIRVEGGCWVAYEKANYSGYQYVLQKGDYPDYQRWAGFNDCIRSCRMVPPYNGGYRMKIYERSDFGGQNMEINEDCPDLSERFQARDISSANVMEGYWMMHEHPNYSGRQYFLRPGEYRRHSEWGSANSTIGSLRRVTPLN; encoded by the exons ATGAGCAAG ATCACCTTCTACGAGGAGCGCAGCTTTCAGGGTCGCCACTACGAGTGCAGCAGCGACAGCCCCGAGATGCAGAACTACTTCAGCCGCTGCAACTCCATCCGCGTGGAGGGCGGCTGCTGGGTTGCCTACGAAAAAGCCAATTACTCGGGCTATCAGTACGTCCTGCAAAAGGGCGACTACCCCGACTACCAGCGTTGGGCCGGCTTCAACGATTGCATCCGTTCTTGCAGGATGGTGCCACCA TACAATGGCGGCTACCGGATGAAAATCTACGAGCGTTCAGATTTCGGTGGGCAGAATATGGAGATCAACGAAGACTGCCCCGACCTGAGCGAGCGCTTCCAAGCTCGCGACATATCCTCGGCCAATGTGATGGAAGGTTACTGGATGATGCACGAGCACCCCAACTACAGTGGGCGTCAGTATTTCCTGCGCCCCGGCGAGTACCGCCGACATAGCGAGTGGGGCAGTGCCAACTCCACCATTGGATCCCTCAGACGCGTCACACCGCTCAATTGA
- the LOC144211552 gene encoding gamma-crystallin M2-like, translated as MGKIIFYEGRNFQGHHWECVVDCADTFRHFSCCNSIRVTGGHWVAYEKANHGGYQYVLGPGDYPDFRSWMGFNDCIRSCQMFPPYRGSFKMKLYNRPDMSGRSMELTDDCPDLFERFHSNDVYSCLIQEGYWVFYEHPNYRGRQFILHPGEYKACGDWGSQQPVVGSLRRLRSPQIKPNEQ; from the exons ATGGGGAAG ATCATCTTTTACGAAGGGCGCAACTTCCAGGGCCACCACTGGGAGTGTGTCGTAGACTGCGCCGACACCTTCCGCCACTTCAGCTGCTGCAACTCCATCCGGGTGACCGGGGGCCACTGGGTGGCCTACGAGAAGGCCAACCACGGCGGCTACCAGTACGTCCTGGGCCCGGGCGACTACCCGGACTTCCGCAGCTGGATGGGCTTCAACGACTGCATCCGTTCCTGCCAGATGTTCCCGCCG TACAGGGGTTCATTCAAGATGAAGCTGTACAACCGCCCTGACATGTCAGGTCGCTCCATGGAGCTGACAGACGACTGTCCCGACCTGTTTGAGCGTTTCCACTCCAACGACGTCTACTCATGCCTCATCCAAGAAGGCTATTGGGTCTTCTACGAGCACCCCAACTACAGGGGGCGTCAATTTATCCTGCACCCGGGCGAGTACAAGGCCTGTGGCGACTGGGGTAGCCAGCAGCCCGTGGTGGGCTCACTACGCAGGTTAAGAAGCCCCCAGATTAAGCCAAATGAGCAATAA